From Vogesella sp. XCS3, the proteins below share one genomic window:
- a CDS encoding sulfate ABC transporter substrate-binding protein, with amino-acid sequence MTLRRTLVSTLLVSLLSPLALADVSLLNVSYDPTRELYQDFNVAFAKYWKAKTGETVTVKQSHGGSGKQARSVIDGLEADVVTLALSNDIDELHKNGGLVPANWQSRLPHNSTPYSSTIVLLVRKGNPKSIKDWNDLARPGVEVIAPNPKTGGGARWNYLAAWGYALKQPGGNDASARELVKKIYQNVKVLDSGARGSLVSFSQRNIGDVLISWENEAYLATKELGPDKFDIVVPSISILAEPPVSIVDKVVDKRGTRKVAEAYLQYLYSPEGQELAAANYYRPRDPKVAAKYAGKFAKVKLFTIDQVFGGWAKAQKVHFDDGAIFDQIITR; translated from the coding sequence ATGACGCTACGCCGTACGCTTGTTTCCACCCTGCTGGTTTCGCTGCTGTCACCGCTGGCCCTGGCAGATGTCAGCCTGCTGAACGTGTCCTACGACCCGACACGCGAGCTGTATCAGGACTTTAACGTGGCCTTTGCCAAATACTGGAAAGCCAAGACCGGCGAAACAGTGACCGTGAAGCAGTCGCATGGTGGCTCCGGCAAACAGGCGCGCTCGGTGATCGATGGCCTGGAGGCCGACGTGGTGACGCTGGCGTTATCCAACGATATCGACGAGCTGCATAAAAACGGCGGCCTGGTACCGGCCAACTGGCAAAGCCGCCTGCCCCACAACAGCACACCGTATAGCTCCACCATCGTGCTGCTGGTACGCAAGGGCAACCCCAAGAGCATCAAGGACTGGAACGATCTGGCACGCCCGGGGGTAGAAGTGATCGCGCCAAACCCGAAAACCGGTGGCGGTGCACGCTGGAACTACCTGGCAGCCTGGGGCTATGCGCTGAAACAGCCCGGCGGCAATGACGCCAGCGCCCGCGAGCTGGTGAAAAAAATCTATCAGAACGTGAAGGTACTGGACTCCGGTGCCCGCGGCTCGCTGGTGAGCTTCTCGCAACGCAATATCGGCGACGTACTGATCTCGTGGGAAAACGAAGCCTATCTGGCCACCAAGGAGCTGGGCCCGGACAAGTTCGACATTGTGGTACCGTCGATCTCCATTCTGGCCGAACCGCCGGTGAGCATCGTGGACAAGGTGGTAGACAAGCGTGGCACCCGCAAAGTGGCCGAAGCCTACCTGCAGTATCTGTACAGCCCGGAAGGCCAGGAGCTGGCGGCGGCCAACTACTACCGCCCGCGCGACCCGAAAGTGGCTGCCAAATACGCCGGTAAATTTGCCAAGGTAAAACTGTTTACCATCGACCAGGTATTCGGCGGCTGGGCCAAGGCACAAAAAGTGCATTTTGACGACGGCGCCATTTTTGACCAGATCATTACCCGCTAA
- a CDS encoding EAL domain-containing protein, with the protein MKRFKKSKTTPAGFAPALLQYCQGLLADLPGSYRLGWNDKEVFAAFDGWWLSSEFFPVVQADAEGYQTVYMAARLRIHGQFGQTLPADWLFAMNYAETKAVALLKLIRILHLLNHLGRNGRALPLRIDLDPRICHAFSDRIVDFTTQLLQGLGLASSQVLFLLFIDPDTTDVGRALMQRYREHAHQVGLGGFGESPHDLHRLWLLEPDFVCLAPRFIRRAIMYPQVREQLLQLMPQLVEQGYVLGVEEIVCGNMLAIAHQMGARFYAGQWVSQQLALDVASLPEEASLPEITLSQPAV; encoded by the coding sequence ATGAAACGCTTTAAAAAGAGCAAGACAACGCCAGCGGGTTTCGCCCCTGCGTTACTACAGTATTGTCAGGGCTTGCTGGCAGACCTGCCAGGCAGCTACCGGCTAGGCTGGAACGATAAAGAGGTGTTTGCCGCTTTTGATGGCTGGTGGCTCAGCAGCGAGTTCTTCCCCGTGGTACAAGCCGATGCCGAGGGCTACCAGACGGTTTATATGGCAGCGCGTTTGCGTATCCACGGCCAGTTTGGGCAGACGCTGCCGGCAGACTGGCTGTTTGCCATGAATTACGCCGAAACCAAGGCGGTAGCACTGCTGAAGCTGATCCGCATCCTGCATTTGCTTAACCACCTGGGCCGCAACGGCCGTGCGCTGCCGCTGCGTATCGACCTCGACCCGCGCATTTGCCACGCTTTCAGCGACCGTATCGTGGATTTCACGACCCAGCTGTTACAGGGCCTGGGGCTAGCCAGTAGCCAGGTGCTGTTTTTGCTGTTTATCGACCCCGATACCACTGACGTTGGCCGCGCCCTGATGCAACGCTACCGCGAGCACGCTCATCAGGTAGGGCTGGGCGGCTTTGGCGAAAGCCCGCACGACCTGCACCGGCTATGGCTGCTGGAGCCGGATTTTGTCTGCCTGGCACCGCGCTTTATCCGCCGCGCCATCATGTACCCGCAGGTGCGCGAGCAGCTGCTACAGCTGATGCCACAGCTGGTGGAGCAGGGTTATGTGCTGGGGGTGGAAGAAATTGTCTGTGGCAATATGCTGGCCATCGCCCACCAGATGGGTGCCCGCTTTTATGCCGGGCAATGGGTGAGCCAGCAATTGGCGCTGGATGTGGCATCGTTACCAGAGGAAGCCTCTTTACCTGAGATCACCCTGTCACAGCCGGCTGTTTAA
- the tauA gene encoding taurine ABC transporter substrate-binding protein, translated as MTRPSLTALFVSLAFASGIALAEDVTIAYQTGIDPSKVPQANGEYEKATGAKINWRKFESGAEVVAAVASGDVPIGNIGSSPLAAAASRGLPIQTFLITGVIGESEALVVRNGSNISKPADLVGKKVAVPYVSTTHYSLLAALKHWKVDASKVNILNLRPSEIAAAWQRGDIDAAYVWDPALGKVKASGKVLTSSAEVSKWGAPTYDLWIVRKDFAEKNPAFLKQFAKVTGAVFDRYNKDPKAFANDAANVEKIARLTGSKPEEVAALLPGNKYPSLKEQSALLQKPFVKAVTDTAAFLKSQGKVDSLQPDYSPFVTNQFVNAAQK; from the coding sequence ATGACCCGCCCCAGCCTCACCGCCCTGTTTGTTTCCCTGGCTTTCGCCTCCGGCATCGCCCTGGCCGAAGACGTCACCATTGCCTACCAGACCGGCATCGACCCGTCCAAGGTGCCGCAAGCCAATGGCGAGTACGAGAAAGCCACCGGCGCCAAGATCAACTGGCGCAAGTTTGAAAGCGGTGCCGAAGTGGTGGCGGCGGTAGCCTCCGGCGACGTACCGATCGGCAATATCGGCAGCAGCCCGCTGGCCGCTGCAGCCAGCCGTGGCCTGCCTATCCAGACCTTCCTGATCACCGGCGTCATCGGCGAATCCGAAGCGCTGGTAGTGCGTAACGGCAGCAACATCAGCAAGCCGGCCGACCTGGTCGGCAAAAAAGTAGCCGTACCGTACGTATCCACCACCCATTACAGCCTGCTGGCCGCGCTGAAACACTGGAAAGTAGACGCCAGCAAGGTAAACATCCTCAACCTGCGCCCTAGCGAGATTGCTGCCGCCTGGCAGCGTGGCGATATCGACGCCGCCTACGTGTGGGACCCGGCGCTGGGCAAGGTCAAAGCCAGCGGCAAGGTGCTGACCAGCTCGGCAGAAGTCAGCAAATGGGGCGCCCCCACCTATGACCTGTGGATCGTGCGCAAAGACTTTGCCGAGAAAAACCCGGCCTTCCTGAAACAGTTTGCCAAGGTTACCGGCGCCGTATTCGACCGTTACAACAAAGACCCGAAAGCGTTCGCCAATGATGCGGCCAACGTAGAAAAGATCGCCCGCCTCACCGGCAGCAAGCCGGAAGAAGTAGCAGCCCTGCTGCCGGGCAACAAGTACCCGTCGCTGAAAGAGCAAAGCGCACTGCTGCAAAAGCCGTTCGTGAAAGCCGTCACCGATACCGCTGCCTTCCTGAAGTCGCAAGGCAAGGTGGACAGCCTGCAGCCGGACTACAGCCCATTTGTTACCAACCAGTTCGTCAACGCAGCGCAAAAGTAA
- the tauB gene encoding taurine ABC transporter ATP-binding subunit codes for MSLLQAHNLGVTYPGQASPALQHVSLQLGEGDLVVALGPSGCGKSTLLGVLAGFIAPSEGSVSFDGQPVVAPGVERAVVFQHDALLPWLNVADNVAFGLKLQGVDKARRERVVADTLQLVGLADVGRKYTWQLSGGMRQRVGIARAIASQSKILLMDEPFGALDAFTREQMQQLLLSVWQHAGRGIFLITHDIEEALFLATELVLMSPGPGRIVQRLRPGFSQRYRDGEDVRTIKSDPAFIALREQLLRSLFAQRQAEAA; via the coding sequence ATGAGCCTGCTACAAGCACACAATCTGGGGGTGACCTACCCCGGCCAGGCCAGCCCGGCGCTGCAGCACGTATCGCTGCAGCTGGGCGAAGGCGACCTGGTGGTGGCGCTGGGGCCGTCCGGCTGCGGCAAGTCCACACTACTGGGCGTGCTGGCAGGCTTCATCGCCCCCAGCGAAGGCAGCGTCAGCTTTGACGGCCAGCCGGTGGTGGCGCCAGGGGTAGAGCGCGCCGTGGTGTTCCAGCACGATGCGCTACTGCCATGGCTGAACGTGGCCGACAACGTGGCCTTCGGCCTGAAGCTGCAAGGCGTGGACAAGGCCCGGCGCGAGCGCGTGGTAGCCGACACGCTGCAGCTGGTGGGCCTGGCCGACGTTGGCCGCAAGTACACCTGGCAGCTGTCTGGCGGCATGCGCCAGCGCGTGGGCATTGCCCGCGCCATCGCCAGCCAGAGCAAGATCTTGCTGATGGACGAACCGTTCGGCGCGCTGGATGCCTTTACCCGCGAACAGATGCAGCAACTGCTGCTGTCGGTGTGGCAACACGCCGGGCGCGGCATCTTCCTGATTACCCACGACATCGAAGAAGCGCTGTTTCTGGCCACCGAGCTGGTGCTGATGTCGCCCGGCCCCGGCCGCATTGTGCAGCGGCTGCGCCCCGGCTTTAGCCAGCGCTACCGCGACGGCGAGGACGTGCGCACCATCAAGTCCGACCCGGCCTTCATCGCCCTGCGCGAGCAACTGCTGCGCAGCCTGTTTGCCCAACGCCAAGCGGAGGCCGCCTGA
- the tauC gene encoding taurine ABC transporter permease TauC has translation MSANEHTLIRIPDTLPTSQRSRRPLSPTQWSLISIGSITLLWWAITASGLVPALFLPPPGDVLAKFGTLVGSGYMDATLQQHLWASLQRIVLALLAAVAVGIPVGIAIGTFPRVRHLLDPLIEFYRPLPPLAYLPLIVIWFGIGELSKVLLIFLAILAPVLIATAHGVGSVSTVRQQAALSLGASRGQLLRYVILPGALPDILTGIRIGLGAGWSTLVAAELIAATQGLGFMIQSAAQFLVTDVVVLGIIVIALVAFALELGLRRLQRRLTPWHGQTH, from the coding sequence ATGTCTGCTAACGAACACACCCTGATACGCATCCCTGACACCCTGCCCACCAGCCAACGTAGCCGCCGCCCGCTCTCCCCCACGCAATGGAGCCTGATCAGCATCGGCAGCATTACCCTGCTGTGGTGGGCGATTACCGCCAGCGGCCTGGTGCCGGCGCTGTTCCTGCCGCCCCCCGGCGATGTGTTGGCCAAATTCGGCACCCTGGTCGGCAGCGGTTATATGGACGCCACGCTGCAACAACACCTGTGGGCCAGCCTGCAACGCATCGTGCTAGCGCTGTTGGCCGCGGTGGCTGTTGGCATTCCGGTGGGCATTGCCATTGGCACCTTCCCGCGCGTACGCCACCTGCTGGACCCGCTGATCGAGTTCTACCGGCCGCTGCCGCCGCTGGCCTACCTGCCGCTGATCGTGATCTGGTTCGGCATTGGCGAGCTGTCGAAGGTGTTGCTGATTTTCCTGGCCATTCTGGCGCCGGTGCTGATCGCCACTGCCCACGGTGTGGGCAGCGTCAGCACCGTGCGCCAGCAGGCGGCGCTGTCGCTGGGTGCCAGCCGCGGCCAACTGCTGCGCTACGTGATCCTGCCTGGCGCCCTGCCCGACATCCTCACCGGCATCCGCATCGGCCTGGGCGCCGGCTGGAGCACGCTGGTGGCCGCCGAGCTCATCGCCGCCACGCAGGGCCTGGGTTTCATGATCCAGTCCGCCGCGCAGTTTCTGGTCACCGACGTGGTGGTGCTGGGCATCATCGTCATCGCCCTGGTGGCCTTTGCGCTGGAGCTGGGCCTGCGCCGCCTGCAGCGCCGCCTCACCCCCTGGCACGGCCAGACCCATTAA
- the tauD gene encoding taurine dioxygenase yields MSLRFTRLSPALGAIVEGFDLATPLNDELRQRISDALLAHQVLFFRGQDVSPQQQRDFAAWFGDLHIHPLYPKIDDTPQIMVLDTALNDLRDNAIWHTDVTFIDTPPLGSVLVARKLPEYGGDTLWASGTAAWRGLSPYFQQLLDGLTATHDFTKSFPLSRFGNTPEALANYEATRRKTPPVVHPVIRTHPVTGEKALFVSDGFTTHINELEPAESQAVLQFLFAHFAKPEYSVRWRWQPGDVAFWDNRVTQHYAVDDYRPAHRIMHRATILGDKPF; encoded by the coding sequence ATGAGCTTGCGCTTTACCCGCCTCAGCCCGGCGCTGGGGGCCATTGTGGAAGGTTTTGACCTTGCCACCCCGCTAAACGATGAACTGCGCCAGCGCATCAGCGATGCCCTGCTGGCACACCAGGTGCTGTTCTTCCGTGGCCAGGACGTGAGCCCGCAGCAGCAGCGCGATTTTGCCGCCTGGTTTGGCGACCTGCACATTCACCCGCTGTACCCGAAGATAGACGACACACCGCAGATCATGGTGCTGGACACCGCGCTGAACGACCTGCGCGACAACGCCATCTGGCACACTGACGTGACCTTCATCGACACCCCGCCGCTGGGCTCGGTACTTGTGGCGCGCAAGCTGCCCGAGTACGGCGGCGATACGCTGTGGGCCAGCGGCACCGCCGCCTGGCGCGGGCTGTCGCCCTACTTCCAGCAGCTGCTGGACGGCCTCACCGCCACGCACGACTTCACCAAATCGTTCCCGCTGTCGCGTTTCGGCAATACGCCGGAGGCGCTGGCCAACTACGAGGCAACCCGCCGCAAGACACCGCCGGTGGTGCACCCGGTGATCCGTACCCACCCGGTAACCGGCGAAAAAGCGCTGTTTGTCAGCGACGGTTTCACCACCCACATCAACGAGCTGGAACCAGCCGAAAGCCAGGCGGTACTGCAGTTCCTGTTTGCCCACTTTGCCAAGCCGGAATACAGCGTGCGCTGGCGCTGGCAGCCGGGCGACGTGGCATTCTGGGACAACCGCGTCACCCAGCATTACGCGGTGGACGACTACCGCCCGGCGCACCGCATCATGCACCGCGCCACCATTCTGGGCGACAAGCCGTTCTAA
- a CDS encoding lipocalin family protein, whose amino-acid sequence MPIRRRYFLLLASLAWTLTACSTLPPPGIQPVSGFELQRYSGQWYEIARLDHRFERDMSDVRATYTPQADGSVAVLNRGFDTASGRWQQALGRAYFNTDPATASLKVSFFGPFYGGYHVVALDPAYRWAMVAGNDRSYLWLLARDRQLPDDVKTRLLVQARGLGFDTDKLIWGSQQRGDDAAAAN is encoded by the coding sequence ATGCCAATCCGACGTCGCTACTTTTTGCTGCTGGCCAGCCTGGCCTGGACGCTGACTGCGTGCAGCACCTTGCCCCCGCCCGGCATCCAGCCGGTAAGCGGTTTTGAGCTGCAGCGCTACAGCGGGCAGTGGTACGAGATTGCACGGCTGGACCACCGCTTCGAGCGCGATATGAGCGACGTGCGCGCCACTTACACGCCGCAGGCCGACGGCAGCGTGGCGGTGCTTAACCGTGGCTTTGATACTGCCAGTGGCCGCTGGCAGCAGGCGCTGGGGCGGGCGTATTTCAATACTGACCCGGCCACCGCCTCGCTGAAGGTGTCATTTTTCGGCCCGTTTTACGGCGGCTACCACGTGGTGGCGCTGGACCCGGCCTACCGCTGGGCGATGGTGGCCGGCAACGACCGCAGCTATTTGTGGCTGCTGGCCCGCGACCGCCAGCTGCCGGACGACGTGAAAACGCGCCTGCTAGTGCAGGCGCGGGGGCTGGGTTTTGATACCGACAAGCTGATCTGGGGCAGCCAGCAGCGTGGTGACGACGCCGCGGCGGCCAACTAG
- a CDS encoding SDR family oxidoreductase has translation MTLLQDKVAIVTGASAGIGATTARLLVAHGAAVVLNARQAGPLQTLAAELIATGGRVCVVAGDVTRADTHQRCVDAALQHFGGLDIAINNAGSTGAIRPLAELQADEWDATLQSNLGAAFLAARAQIPAMLLRGGGAMVFTSSFVGSSVGLPGMAAYGAAKAGLMGLVKGITADYAAQGIRANAVLPGGTLTAMAGDEAQQAWAAGLHAMKRLAQPAEIAAAIVFLASPMASFVAGSALYADGGNAAVK, from the coding sequence ATGACACTGCTACAAGACAAGGTTGCCATCGTCACCGGCGCCTCGGCCGGCATCGGCGCCACCACCGCCCGCTTATTGGTTGCACACGGCGCAGCCGTAGTACTGAATGCCCGGCAAGCGGGCCCACTGCAAACACTGGCAGCCGAACTGATTGCCACCGGCGGCCGCGTCTGCGTGGTAGCGGGTGACGTTACCCGCGCCGACACCCACCAGCGCTGCGTGGACGCCGCATTGCAACACTTCGGCGGCCTGGATATCGCCATCAACAACGCCGGCAGCACCGGCGCCATACGGCCGCTGGCCGAGCTGCAAGCCGACGAATGGGACGCCACGCTGCAAAGCAACCTCGGCGCAGCGTTTCTGGCAGCACGGGCGCAGATCCCGGCCATGCTGCTACGCGGCGGTGGCGCCATGGTATTTACCAGCAGCTTTGTCGGCAGCAGTGTGGGCTTGCCGGGCATGGCGGCCTACGGCGCGGCCAAGGCCGGCTTGATGGGGCTGGTGAAAGGCATTACCGCCGATTACGCGGCACAGGGTATACGCGCCAACGCGGTACTGCCTGGCGGCACGCTGACCGCTATGGCTGGCGACGAGGCGCAACAGGCGTGGGCTGCCGGCCTGCACGCCATGAAGCGCTTGGCGCAGCCGGCAGAAATCGCGGCCGCCATCGTCTTCCTGGCCAGCCCGATGGCCAGCTTTGTGGCTGGCTCGGCCCTGTACGCCGATGGCGGTAATGCCGCCGTAAAGTAA
- a CDS encoding TRAP transporter substrate-binding protein produces the protein MTTLLFKPLLAGLLAAGFLAAPLAQAADIKPRLIRFGYGLAEDSNQGRAVKVFADEVAKRSGGKLKVKGFASATLGNDVQMQNALIGGAQEMMVGSTATLVGVEKDFGVYDLPFLFTNEQEADKVLDGAFGQSLLTRLPAKGMVGLVYWENGFRNVTNTKRPITRFEDFQGIKLRVMQNPVYIDMFNSFGANAVPLAFAELFTALETRAVDGQENPVNTIQSSKFYEVQKYLSITKHVYSPWVVTVSKKWWDGLSRDEQKILQDAAVVSRAFERKDTRAEAMRSVSFLTQQGMQINKVSDAELKRMRDKAKPAFDRFAANGGGEVLKALQGALAQAR, from the coding sequence ATGACAACCCTGCTGTTCAAACCCCTGCTGGCCGGCCTGTTGGCCGCCGGTTTCCTGGCCGCGCCGCTGGCGCAGGCGGCCGACATCAAGCCGCGCCTGATCCGCTTTGGCTACGGCCTGGCCGAAGACAGCAACCAGGGCCGCGCGGTGAAGGTATTTGCCGACGAAGTGGCCAAGCGCTCCGGCGGTAAGCTGAAAGTAAAAGGCTTTGCCTCGGCCACGCTGGGCAACGACGTGCAGATGCAGAACGCACTGATCGGCGGCGCGCAAGAGATGATGGTGGGCTCCACCGCCACGCTGGTGGGCGTGGAGAAGGACTTTGGCGTGTACGACTTGCCGTTCCTGTTTACCAACGAGCAGGAGGCGGACAAGGTGCTGGACGGTGCCTTCGGCCAGTCGCTGCTGACGCGCCTGCCGGCCAAGGGCATGGTGGGGTTGGTGTACTGGGAAAACGGCTTTCGCAACGTGACCAACACCAAGCGCCCGATTACCCGCTTCGAGGATTTCCAGGGTATCAAGCTGCGTGTGATGCAAAACCCGGTATACATCGACATGTTCAACAGCTTTGGCGCCAACGCGGTGCCGCTGGCCTTTGCCGAGCTGTTTACCGCGCTGGAAACGCGGGCGGTGGACGGCCAGGAAAACCCGGTGAACACCATCCAGTCCAGCAAGTTCTACGAGGTGCAGAAGTACCTGTCCATTACCAAGCACGTCTACAGCCCGTGGGTGGTGACGGTCAGCAAGAAATGGTGGGACGGCCTGTCGCGTGACGAGCAGAAGATCCTGCAGGACGCTGCCGTGGTATCGCGCGCCTTCGAGCGCAAGGATACCCGCGCCGAGGCCATGCGTAGCGTCAGCTTCCTGACGCAGCAGGGCATGCAGATCAACAAGGTGAGCGACGCCGAGCTCAAGCGCATGCGCGACAAGGCCAAGCCGGCGTTCGACCGCTTTGCGGCCAACGGTGGTGGCGAGGTACTGAAGGCGCTGCAGGGCGCGCTGGCGCAGGCGCGCTAG
- a CDS encoding TRAP transporter large permease subunit, producing the protein MTIAIFLSVLFAGMALGMPVAFALILTGVALMFHLDFFDAQLIAQNLLSGADSFPLMAVPFFILAGELMNAGGISRRIINLAVAFVGHIQGGLGFVAIAASVLLASLSGSAIADTAALATLLIPMMRDNGYPVGRASGLIASGGIIAPIIPPSMPFIIFGVTTNTSITALFLAGIVPGLLMGVGLVLTWLWVSRGMQVKPQPRQSWAQRRHALLDGIWALMLPVIIIGGLKFGVFTPTEAAVVAAVYSLLVSLLVYRELKLPALQPVFVHAARTTATVMFLCAAAMVSSYMITLADLPAQIGQMLGPLMEQPRMLMAAMMLLLLLVGIVMDLTPTILVLGPVMMPLVLQAGIDPTYFGVMFILVGSIGLITPPVCTVLNVVCGIARISLESATRGVLPFLGVYLALLALLVAVPELVTVPAKFFR; encoded by the coding sequence ATGACCATCGCAATCTTCTTGTCTGTACTGTTTGCCGGCATGGCCCTGGGCATGCCGGTGGCTTTTGCGCTGATCCTGACCGGGGTAGCGCTGATGTTTCACCTGGATTTTTTCGACGCGCAGCTGATTGCGCAGAACCTGTTGTCCGGGGCCGACAGCTTTCCGCTGATGGCGGTGCCGTTCTTTATATTGGCCGGCGAGCTGATGAACGCCGGCGGCATTTCGCGCCGCATCATCAACCTGGCGGTGGCCTTTGTCGGCCATATCCAGGGCGGGCTGGGCTTTGTGGCGATTGCCGCCTCGGTACTGCTGGCCAGCCTGTCCGGCTCCGCCATCGCCGACACCGCCGCGCTGGCCACCTTGCTGATTCCGATGATGCGCGACAACGGCTACCCGGTTGGCCGCGCCTCCGGCCTGATTGCCTCTGGCGGCATCATCGCGCCCATCATCCCGCCCAGCATGCCGTTCATCATTTTCGGCGTCACCACCAATACCTCGATTACCGCGCTGTTTTTGGCCGGCATCGTGCCCGGCCTGCTGATGGGCGTGGGGCTGGTTCTTACCTGGCTGTGGGTATCGCGCGGCATGCAGGTGAAGCCGCAGCCGCGCCAGAGCTGGGCACAGCGCCGCCACGCGCTGCTGGATGGTATCTGGGCGCTGATGCTGCCGGTGATCATTATTGGTGGCCTGAAATTCGGCGTGTTCACGCCGACCGAGGCCGCCGTAGTGGCGGCGGTGTATTCGCTGCTGGTGAGCCTGCTGGTGTACCGCGAGCTGAAGCTGCCGGCACTGCAGCCGGTATTCGTGCACGCTGCCCGTACCACCGCCACCGTGATGTTCCTGTGCGCGGCAGCCATGGTGTCGTCGTACATGATCACGCTGGCCGACTTGCCGGCGCAGATCGGCCAGATGCTGGGCCCGCTGATGGAACAACCGCGCATGCTGATGGCCGCCATGATGCTGCTGCTGTTGCTGGTGGGCATCGTGATGGACCTGACCCCCACCATCCTGGTACTGGGCCCGGTGATGATGCCGCTGGTGCTGCAAGCCGGCATCGACCCGACTTACTTCGGCGTGATGTTCATCCTGGTGGGCTCCATCGGCCTGATTACCCCGCCGGTATGCACGGTGCTGAACGTGGTGTGCGGCATTGCCCGCATTTCGCTGGAATCCGCCACCCGCGGCGTGCTGCCCTTCCTGGGCGTGTATCTGGCGCTGCTGGCCCTGTTGGTGGCGGTGCCCGAGCTGGTCACCGTGCCGGCCAAGTTTTTCCGTTAG
- a CDS encoding TRAP transporter small permease — protein MHKLLSRCERVIEWLLALALAVMVLLVFGNVVLRYVFDSGIASAEEVSRLMFVWLVFLGAILATRQHAHLGVEMVQARLAPRWRRLCALLSHGLMLYVLVLFLQGSWQQTLIGLQTYSTVLGFPMALFSGAGLLCAIAMLLLLGLNLLRILLGHPQAHIPGNPDATGGQDL, from the coding sequence ATGCATAAGCTGCTGTCCCGCTGCGAGCGGGTAATCGAATGGCTGCTGGCGCTGGCGCTGGCGGTCATGGTGCTGTTGGTGTTCGGCAATGTGGTGCTGCGCTATGTGTTTGACTCGGGCATCGCTTCGGCCGAAGAGGTGTCGCGGCTGATGTTCGTGTGGCTGGTGTTTCTGGGCGCCATCCTGGCTACCCGCCAGCACGCACACCTGGGGGTGGAAATGGTGCAGGCCAGGCTGGCCCCGCGCTGGCGCCGCCTGTGTGCGCTGCTCAGCCATGGCCTGATGCTGTACGTGCTGGTGCTGTTTCTGCAAGGCAGCTGGCAGCAGACGCTGATCGGCCTGCAAACCTATTCCACGGTGCTGGGCTTTCCGATGGCGCTGTTTTCCGGCGCCGGCCTGCTGTGCGCTATCGCCATGCTGCTGCTCTTGGGCCTGAACCTGCTGCGCATCCTGCTGGGCCACCCGCAGGCGCACATTCCGGGCAACCCCGACGCCACCGGCGGCCAGGATCTGTAA
- a CDS encoding gluconokinase, whose protein sequence is MTRQTMLVVMGVCGSGKSEVGRRLATALGARFIEGDDFHPPANVARMEAGIPLTDDDRHQWLQALRSQLLQAAAAGEGVVLSCSALKRRYRDLLREGCPGLAFVYLKGDRALIEARMRARQGHFMPLALIDSQLADLEPPQPQEGAIEADIRLPVAELVAELVAGVVARLTTQTRSSHA, encoded by the coding sequence ATGACAAGGCAAACGATGCTGGTAGTGATGGGCGTATGCGGCAGCGGCAAGAGCGAGGTTGGCCGCAGGCTGGCCACCGCGCTGGGCGCACGCTTTATAGAGGGCGATGATTTTCACCCGCCTGCCAATGTGGCGCGGATGGAAGCAGGCATTCCGCTGACCGATGACGATCGCCATCAATGGCTGCAGGCGCTGCGCAGCCAGTTGCTGCAGGCGGCCGCCGCCGGAGAAGGGGTGGTGTTGTCCTGTTCGGCGCTGAAGCGCCGCTACCGCGACCTGCTGCGCGAGGGCTGCCCCGGCCTGGCCTTTGTGTACCTGAAGGGCGATCGCGCGCTGATCGAGGCGCGTATGCGTGCCCGCCAGGGCCATTTCATGCCGCTGGCACTGATCGATAGCCAGCTGGCCGACCTGGAACCACCGCAGCCGCAGGAGGGCGCTATCGAAGCCGATATCCGTCTGCCGGTGGCCGAGCTGGTGGCCGAGCTGGTGGCCGGCGTGGTCGCCCGCCTTACGACACAGACAAGGAGTTCCCATGCATAA